In the genome of Bacteroides mediterraneensis, the window CCGTAAAGCCTTCTACATATTATATAATGAATTCGATGAGAACACGGACATGCTCCAAGAAGTGCTCACACAAATGAGCGGACAACAGTTCGACGACATAATCCTGGATTTACGATACAATCCGGGAGGCTATGTAAGTACCTCACAAATAGTCAGTACGGCACTGGCTCCTTCCACGGCCATGGGGCAACCTTTCCTGCACATGATTTACAACGACAAACTCAACAAGACCGAAACTTTGAACTTTGATGCGAGCTTGTTGCCGGGAGGAAGCAGCCTGTCTTATCAGAACCTCTATGTCGTCACTTCCGGAAATACGGCCTCAGCTTCTGAAATCGTCATCAACTGTCTGAAACCTTACATGGAAGGACGCCTGTTCCAAGTGGGAACATCGACCTATGGGAAAAATGTAGCCCAACAGCTGTTTACCAGTGCAGACTCTCCGGGAATTGAACTATGGCTTACCACCAGCTATCTAAGCAATTCCCAAGGATATTATGACTACTTTCAGAACGGACTCTCGCCGGACTTCGAAATTGAGGAGAACTACGAAGAGGAACTCGGAGAACTGGGGTCCACACAAGACCAGCTTTTACAACCCATACTCTATAAAATGGCAAATGGAAGCTTCCCGACCACTACGGAAGGAAATGATGAAACCGCCACGACTTTAAGTCAGAGCCGCACAGACAGGAAGATACAGGTATTGGTTGATCCCATTGCTCAAAAGCCACACTACAACCGGATAAAACCCTCCAAGTAACCTCTGTGACACATTCGTAAAAAATAAAGCTTATTTACCATTTCTTTTCAACAAAATGCTTTGACGATTTGTTGTAATGTCATACATTTGCACTGTTGCATAAGCAACCAAATAAAAAGTCAGCATCAGTAATGAAAAGAATTACAAGTTTACTCTTACTGCTCAGCACAATCCTCAGCAGTCACGCCCAGCAGATACTCACTCTGGACAGCTGCCGGGCACTTGCCCTGGCCAATAACAAAGAGTTACGGATTTCGCAAGAAAAGGTAAATGCCGCCCACTATGAGAAGAAAGCTGCATTTACGAACTACCTGCCCAAGATTGACCTTACGGGAGGATACATGCGTACCCAAAAAGAAATCTCCCTGTTAAGTGACGCACAGAAACAAACCATCGGGAATTTGGGTACCAACGTGGGAGGACAGCTCCAACAAGGCATGCAATCGGCCGAATTCCAGGCAGCCATGCAACAGTTGGCCGCAGCCAATCCCGGTCTAGCGGCCGGACTGCAGGGACTTCTTCCGGGAGCTGTATCCGGATTGACGGAAGGACTGAACAGCATCGGTCAAAGCCTGGTAGACGCTTTCCACACGGATACCCGTAACCTGACCGTAGGAGCCGCTACGCTTACCCAGCCGATTTTCATGGGAGGCAAAATCATCGCCTACAACAAAATCACCAAATATGCCGAACGCCTGGCTGAGTCACAGCATGCCACGGGTATGCAGGATTTGATACTGCAAACAGACCAGGCCTACTGGCAAATCATTTCGCTTGTCAACAAGAAAAAACTGGCGGAGAACTTCCTTGAACTGGTACAGAAACTGGATTCGGACGTAGACAAGATGATTGCGGAGGGAGTGGCAACCAAAGCCGACGGACTCAGCGTGAAAGTGAAGGTCAACGAAGCCGAGATGATGCTGACACAAGTGGACAACGGATTGAGCCTGTCGAAGATGCTGTTATGCCAGCTTTGCGGTCTTCCACTGAATACGGAATTCCAACTGGCCGATGAAAGTATGAAAGACCTGCCGCTTCCCAACACCTACACCGAAGCAAACGTCAGCACGGCTTTGAGCAACCGGGAAGAGCTGAAAAGTCTGGAACTGGCCTCGGAAATCTACCGCCAGAAAGTAAACATCGCCCGTTCCGAATTCCTTCCATCGGTGGCCCTGACCGCCAATTACCTGGTGACCAAGCCGTCGCTGGTCAACGGATTCGAAAACAAATTCCGTGGAATGTGGGCAGCGGGAGTCATCGTGAAAATCCCCGTATTCCACTGGGGAGAGGGAATGTATAAGGTAAAAGCCGCCAAAGCAGAAGCCAACATTGCCCGCTACAAACTGGAAGACACCAAAGAAAAAGTAGAGCTGCAAGTCACACAAAACTCCTATAAAGTCAACGAATCGACCAAGAAACTGGCCATGGCCGAAAAGAATATGGAGAAAGCGGAAGAGAACCTGCGTTATGCCAACCTGGGATTTAAGGAAGGGGTAATCCCTACCAGCAACGTACTGGAGGCACAGACGGCCTGGTTCTCTGCACAAGCCGGAAAAATCGACGCACAGATAGACGTCAAAATGAGTGAACTTTATTTGAACAAATCAATGGGAATTTTAAAATAACACAACAATATGGAAAAGACGCAACGCAACAATATCATGCTGGCTTTCTTCACACTGTTAGCCGTGATTGTCATCGTGAGTATCATCGGATTCTTTACGCTAGGGAAAGGCCCTGAAATCATTCAGGGACAGGCGGAAGCGACGGAATACAGAGTATCCAGCAAGGTGCCGGGACGTGTTTTGAAATTCTTTGTCAGCGAAGGCGACAAAGTGAAGGCGGGAGATACGCTTGCCATTCTGGAAGCTCCCGATGTCATGGCCAAACTGTCGCAGGCTCAGGCAGCCGAACAAGCGGCTCAGGCACTGAACGAGAAAGCATTACGCGGTACCCGCAGCGAACAGCTGCAGGCTGCATACGAAATGTGGCAGAAAGCCAAAGCCGGACTCGAAATTGCCGAAAAATCCTACAACCGTGTCAACCGCCTGTATGAAGAGGGGGTGATGACGGCACAGAAAAGAGATGAAGCCAAAGCGCAATATGAAGCAATGAAAGCTACCGAACGTGCGGCCAACGCTCAATATACCATGGCCAAAAACGGAGCTCAGCGGGAAGACAAAGCCATGGCAGCCGCACAAGTGGAACGTGCGAAAGGCGCCGTGGCCGAGGTTTCTTCTTACGTATCCGAAACCTTTCTGACGGCTTCTGCCGACGGAGAAATATCAGAGATTTTCCCGAAAGTAGGAGAACTGGTAGGTACGGGTGCTCCCATCATGAATGTGGCCCAACTGGACGACATGTGGGTAACCTTCAACGTGCGCGAAGATTTTCTGAAAGACTTCAGCGTAGGCAACAAGATAAAAGCCTACATTCCTGCCCTGGAAAAGGACGTGGAGTTCCAGGTGACCGTCATGAAAGACCTGGGAACCTATGCCGCTTGGAAGGCCACCAAAACTACCGGTCAGTTCGACCTGAAAACGTTTGAAGTAAAGGCAAAACCCGTGCAAGCCGTAGAAAATCTGCGCCCGGGAATGTCTGCCATCATTGAAAAGTAAAAATAACCATGTCGAAAACCACCTGTCAATGTTTTCTCAAGGTTGTACGGCGGGAAATTCTCCGCATAGCAACCAAGCCCATGTACCTGTTCTGCATGGTCATTGCCCCGTTATTCTGTTTCCTGTTTTTCACGACACTGATGGGAAACGGACTGCCGACCAATCTGCCTGCAGGTGTGGTGGACCTCGACAACACCGCCACGACACGCAACATCATCCGCAACTTGGATGCTTTTCAGCAGACTCAAATTGTGGCGCACTATCCAAGTGTGACGGAAGCACGGCAAGCAATACAACGAGGAGAAATTTATTCATTTTACTATATTCCGAAAGGAACGACCGAAAAGGCACTCGCCCAAAGACAACCCAAAGTATCTTTCTATATCAACTATTCCTATCTGATAGCGGGTTCCTTGCTTTACAAAGACCAACGCACCATGTCGGAACTGGCTTCGGCCGCCATCGGACAAGCCACGTTACTGGCCAAAGGTGCCACAGAAGACCAGGCATTGGCTTTCCTGCAACCGGTAGTAATTTCCACGCATGCCCTGAACAACCCTTGGTTGAACTACTCGGTGTATCTCTGCAACACACTGTTTCCGGGCATCCTGATGCTGCTGATTTTCCTGACAACGGTCTATACCATCGGCACGGAAATCAAAGAGAACACCTCCAAGGAGCTGATGCAGCTGGCTGATAACTCCATTGTGACGGCACTGACGGGGAAACTGTTTCCGCAGACCCTCACCTTCTTCATCATGGCCACGTTCTACAATGTATACCTGTACGGATTCCTGCATTATCCCTGCCACAGCGGAATTGTTCCGATGCTGCTGGCCGGACTGCTACTGGTGCTTGCTTCGCAAGCCTTCGGGGTCTTCCTGTTCGGATTGTTCGGGTCATTGCGCCTGGCACTGAGTGCAGCCTCTCTTTGGGGGGTCATCTCATTCTCCATTTCCGGATTTACGTTTCCGGTCATGGCCATGCACCCCATCCTGCAAGCGTTATCCGTGCTGTTCCCCTTACGCCACTATTTTTTAATCTACGTAAATCTGGCCCTGAATGGGTATCCGGTCATTTATGCATGGCATGCAGTGACAGCCTTACTGCTGTTCATGCTGTTGCCTTTCTTTATCCTAAAGAAATTACGTACAGCCATGCTCCATTACGTCTATATACCTTAACACATTGCATTCATGAAAAAAGAATCATTCAAACAAACGATACGGCAAGGATTCTCAGGCCTTTTCCATATTTGTGCCCAAGAGCTGAAAGCGGTATTCAAGGACGAGGGAGTACTGATTTTCTTCCTGCTCGTTCCCTTGGCCTATCCGCTGGTATATGCCTTTATTTATACCAATGAGGTGGTACGTGAAGTACCGGCTGCTGTGATTGACAACAGCAATACAGCCCTCAGCCGGGAGTTCATCCGTTCGATTGACGCCAGTGCCGATGTACACATCCAGTCCCATTGTACGGATATGGAAGAAGGAAAGGCACTCTTGAAAGAAACAAAAGTATATGGTATCATCTACATTCCGGAAAGCTTCAGCAAAGACATCTCCTCCGGAAAGCAGACCACCGTGAGCGTGTATTGTGATATGAGTGGAATGTTATATTACAAAGCCTTGGTATTGGCCAGTACCAATGCCTCACTGGCACTCAACAAACAGATTCAGATAAAACGTCTGGGAAACACCACCGAACGGCAGGATGAAATCAGCACGGCTCCTATCGAATACGAAGACATCTCCTTATTCAACCCGCAAGATGGATTTGCCAGCTTCCTGATTCCAGCCGTACTGATACTTATCATACAACAGACCCTTTTGCTAGGCATCGGACTTTCTGCCGGAACCGCCCGTGAAAACAATCGTTTTCGGGATTTGGTTCCAATCAGCCGTCAATATCAGGGAACACTGCGTATTGTCGGGGGAAAGTCACTGGCATATTTTCTTCTATATGCCCTGATTTCCGCCTACGTGCTTTGCTTGGTTCCCAAGATGTTCTCTTTGGTTCAAATTGCCCAGCCAGCCACCCTATTGGCATTTGCCGTCCCCTACATTCTGGCCTGTATCTTCTTCGCGATGACCTGTTCCATTTTCATCCATCACAGAGAATCGTGCATGATGATTTATGTGTTTACCTCCGTGCCTTTACTGTTCATATCAGGTATTTCCTGGCCGGGAGCCGCTGTGCCGACATTCTGGAAGATTTTCTCTTATTTGTTCCCTTCCACATTCGGTATCAACGGGTTTGTACGCATCAACAACATGGGAGCAACTCTCCCTGAAGTCCTCTTTGAATACAAGGCACTCTGGATACAGACCCTCGTCTACTTCTTTACTACCTGCATGGTCTACCGCCGGCAAATCATCCTAAGCCGCCGGCATGCCATGGAACGCCTACGAATGTTTAAACTCCGCAAGCTGGCAAAAAAGACCTCACACGAACTTTAAATAAATAATCCAAAGACGATTATCCGGTTCTGTATTTCATACAAAGCCGGATAATTTATCTTTATTAACGTCTGAACACAGGTGAATACCCTAGAATACTTGTAGCTTTGCGGATATTTACGAACGAAGTTATGAAACACCTCATTTATATATTTATCTGGTTTACTTTTTTGCAAGCCAGTGCTCTTTCCCTGAAAGCTTCTTCCCTCGAAGAAAAGAAACAAATTTTCCGTATCACCGTACTCAATACAGGAGGGGAGCCGCAGCAGGGCATCATTCTAAGAGTCGTAGGATATAGCAACGAATACGTCAGCGATGAGCAAGGATTGATTGAGTTTGAGCAATCTGTCGACAAGAATTACGCCCGTACGGCCAATTTTTATCTTCCAACAGACAAAAACAAGTCGCTTAAATCCTTACGGCTGGATGAAGCGGCACAAGACACGATTATCCGCATAGACCGCCCGGAGGATTTGGTGAAATTCAAACAAAGTGGAAAGACGTTTCAGGTAAAAGGGATACTGAAAGAAGGAGGAAGACCTGTTCCACATGCTGAAATCAGCGTACAAGGCACAGGCAGACATTCTTTTTCCGATAAAAATGGGGAGTTTACCATTGAAGCAGACTACAGTCATCTGATCATGGTCAGAGCGGAAAGTATGGAAAACAAATACCTGGACAGCGAAGCTTTCCTGCAGCAGCCTGACCACCCGCTGGAAATACGTATGGTAAAAAAAGGAGCCGACCGTGTCTATCATGTGGTGGAAAAGATGCCGGAGTATCCCGGAGGAATGAAAGCCTTTTTCAACTATATCAAACGAAAGGCCCGTACTTCTGAACTGGCGGAAAAGACCCAAAAGGAAGGAGCAGTCATGATACAGTTTGTCGTGGAAAAGGATGGAAGCATTACTTCTCCCAGCATCGTGAGAGGCCTGGACGCCCGGCTGGATACGGCAGCATTGGATGCAATCATGGTAATGCCTGATTGGATTCCGGCACAAGACCATGGCATTTCGGTACGCTGTAAGTATTCCGTACCGATACCCTTCAAGCGTCCTCAACCTGTGAAGCCTGCTCCGGTTGCCCCCAAAGCACCTCAGCAATCCACATCCGTAAAAGACAGCATGCTGGTTCAGCCGGTTCCGACAGATTCACTCAAGCAGGATACAACGCTTCAAGTAATGCCGAAGACTCCAGTGGATTCCTTATTGACAGACTCATTGAAAAAGGATACTACTCTGGTAGTTCCGACAGACAGCCTCCTGCTCAAGCAGGCTATTTCCTCGGAAACTCCTTCGGAAGCTGTAGAAATGAAGCCGAAGAAGCGCAACTTCCTGGTACGGTTTTTCCGCTGGCTCTTCGGAATAAAGGATAAAGAAACTACGGAAAAGGAGGAAAAGGAACCAAAGGAAGCGCAGGAGACCTTGGAGCCGGAACCCGCTCCTCCGATTACAGAAGAAAAATAAATGTAAAACAAAAATAAGACAGTCATGAAAAAACTTTTCGTACTTTTTTATGCGCTGCTGTGCCTGGTAAGTGTACAGGCACAAAAGGTAACCTTGCAAGATGTAGCCAACGGTACCTATCGCGCACAAAATATACAAGGATTAAAACCGACGCTGGATGGTGAACATTATACACAAATCAGCAAGGACCACAAGCGAATCGTCAAATATTCTTTCAAAACAGGCAAGGAAGTGGCTACCATCTTCGATGTAACTACTGCCAGAAACCATACGCTCAAAAGTTTCGATGATTACATCATGTCGCCCGACGAAAGTCTGATATTGATACAAACAGAAACAAAACCGATTTACAGACATTCTTTTACTGCCGTATATTACATTTATAACGTGAGAAACCGTACCCTCGAACCGCTTTCAAACAACGGTCCGCAACAGGTACCTCTCTTCTCACCCGACAGCCATCAGATTGCGTTTGTGCGTAACAACAACATCTATCTGGTCAAACTGCTTTTTGGCAACAGTGAATCTCAGGTCACGAAAGACGGAGAATACAACAAGGTGCTGAATGGTATCCCCGACTGGGTGTATGAAGAAGAATTCGGATTCAACCGTGCGTTCGACTTCAGTGCCGACAGCCGTATGATTGCCTATATTCGCTTCGACGAAAGCCAAGTACCCATGTTTTCTTTTCCTTGGTACAAAGGTATGGCACCCGAAAAGACAGAATATGCCACTTATCCCGGAAGCTATAACTACAAATATCCTAAAGCAGGAGTATCCAACTCCAAAGTCAGCGTCCATACGTTTGACATCAAGAGTCATGTCATCCGCAAAATGGAACTGCCGGTAGACTCCGACGGCTATGTACCCCGTATCAAATTTACGGACGACCCTGAGAAACTGGCCATCATGACGCTGAACCGCCACCAAAACCGCTTTGATCTCTACATGGCCAACCCACGCAGTGCCATCTGCAAAGTAGCCATCCGCGATGAAGCCGAACAATACATCAAGGAACAGGCATACTCTGACATCACTTTCTATCCGGAACACATTATCCTGATGAGTGAACGAGACGGATACAATCATCTTTACCTTTACACCATTGGCGGAAACCTGGTGAAACAAATCACCAAAGGGAATTTTGAAGTGAAGGAATTCTTAGGCTGGGACCAGAAGGCCAATGTATTCTATTATACCAGCAACGAAGGCAGCCCATTGCGTACAGCCGTTTACAAGATTGACGGAAAAGGAAAGAAAACCAAACTGTCTACACGTACCGGAACCAACAGTGCCCTGTTCAGCAAGAACCTGAACTATTATATCAATACATACTCCAGCGCACAGACTCCTACACTTATCACCCTGAACAATAACAAGGGACAGGAAATGGCCACCCTACTCGACAACAAGGAACTGAAGGCAAAAATTGCCCAGCTGAACATGCCCGTAAAAGAATTCTTCACTTTCAAGACCAGTGAAGGAGTAGAATTGAACGGATGGATGATGAAACCAGCTAATTTTAATCCTTCCAAGAAATATCCGGTAATCATGCATCAATACAGCGGCCCGGGCTCACAGCAAGTACTCGACAAGTGGGGCATCGGAAGCTTCAGCGACGGAGGCATGTTTGAAGCGGTGATGTGCGACAAGGGCTATATTATGGTATGCGTGGACGGACGAGGTACCGGAGGAAGAGGAGCAGCCTTCGAAAAGTGTACTTACCTTTCTATCGGTGTAAAAGAAGCCATCGACCAGGCTCAGGCAGCCAAATATCTTTCTACGCTACCATATATTGACGGAAGCCGCATCGGTATCTGGGGATGGAGTTATGGAGGATACAACACCCTGATGTCCATGAGTGAAGGTTCCGGAGCCTTCAAAGCTGGAGTAGCCATCGCTGCCCCGACCGATTGGCGATTCTATGATACGGTTTACACGGAACGCTTCATGCGTACTCCAAAAGAAAACGGAGATGGCTACCGCAGCTCTTCCGCCATCAACCGTGTGCACCAGCTGAAAGGCAAGCTGCTGCTCGTTCATGGCAGTGCGGACGACAATGTACATTTCCAGAATTTCATGGAATACAATGAAGCACTTGTACAAGCAAACATTCAGTTTGAGACACAGATATACACCAACCGTAACCACAGCATTTTCGGAGGAAATACCCGCAATCACCTGATGAACAGAGTGGCGAATTTCTTCCTGCAAAACTTATAATGAACTCATCACACGGATGACACTGGAGAAAAGCCTCCAGCGTCATCCGTTTTCTCTTTGTAATCTATCTTAACCACTATGACACACATCAAAAAACCCGAATGGCTGAAAATACAAATAGGCACCAATGCCCGTTACACAGAGACCAAACGTATCGTCGATACCCATAAACTCCATACGATTTGCAGCAGCGGGCGCTGTCCGAACTTAGGAGAATGTTGGGGAAAAGGCACTGCCACCTTCATGATTGGAGGAGCTATCTGCACCCGCGCCTGCAAATTCTGCAATACTCTTACCGGAAAACCTCTCCCATTAGACCCAGACGAACCGAAACGGGTGGCGCAGTCCA includes:
- a CDS encoding S41 family peptidase, which gives rise to MRKHISYLIYGCLALMGLLSSCGEDRSGEYYALISTKTWIYEVMQENYLFYEDIPAEDKLDFFKKPGEFLTSAVSSKDQKNGYVFSHVDSVFSRATSTYPCFGFEAALVRTENGTNALRVLYTQPDSPAEEVGLKRGDWIIAIDNQKVSTSNYTTYITHPTKAYSFTLGKYNPYPEDVDDPEFNYIEFDTLGVVQMPSPRYVEEKDVLKTGIISAGSRKAFYILYNEFDENTDMLQEVLTQMSGQQFDDIILDLRYNPGGYVSTSQIVSTALAPSTAMGQPFLHMIYNDKLNKTETLNFDASLLPGGSSLSYQNLYVVTSGNTASASEIVINCLKPYMEGRLFQVGTSTYGKNVAQQLFTSADSPGIELWLTTSYLSNSQGYYDYFQNGLSPDFEIEENYEEELGELGSTQDQLLQPILYKMANGSFPTTTEGNDETATTLSQSRTDRKIQVLVDPIAQKPHYNRIKPSK
- a CDS encoding TolC family protein, giving the protein MKRITSLLLLLSTILSSHAQQILTLDSCRALALANNKELRISQEKVNAAHYEKKAAFTNYLPKIDLTGGYMRTQKEISLLSDAQKQTIGNLGTNVGGQLQQGMQSAEFQAAMQQLAAANPGLAAGLQGLLPGAVSGLTEGLNSIGQSLVDAFHTDTRNLTVGAATLTQPIFMGGKIIAYNKITKYAERLAESQHATGMQDLILQTDQAYWQIISLVNKKKLAENFLELVQKLDSDVDKMIAEGVATKADGLSVKVKVNEAEMMLTQVDNGLSLSKMLLCQLCGLPLNTEFQLADESMKDLPLPNTYTEANVSTALSNREELKSLELASEIYRQKVNIARSEFLPSVALTANYLVTKPSLVNGFENKFRGMWAAGVIVKIPVFHWGEGMYKVKAAKAEANIARYKLEDTKEKVELQVTQNSYKVNESTKKLAMAEKNMEKAEENLRYANLGFKEGVIPTSNVLEAQTAWFSAQAGKIDAQIDVKMSELYLNKSMGILK
- a CDS encoding HlyD family secretion protein, which translates into the protein MEKTQRNNIMLAFFTLLAVIVIVSIIGFFTLGKGPEIIQGQAEATEYRVSSKVPGRVLKFFVSEGDKVKAGDTLAILEAPDVMAKLSQAQAAEQAAQALNEKALRGTRSEQLQAAYEMWQKAKAGLEIAEKSYNRVNRLYEEGVMTAQKRDEAKAQYEAMKATERAANAQYTMAKNGAQREDKAMAAAQVERAKGAVAEVSSYVSETFLTASADGEISEIFPKVGELVGTGAPIMNVAQLDDMWVTFNVREDFLKDFSVGNKIKAYIPALEKDVEFQVTVMKDLGTYAAWKATKTTGQFDLKTFEVKAKPVQAVENLRPGMSAIIEK
- a CDS encoding ABC transporter permease, with translation MSKTTCQCFLKVVRREILRIATKPMYLFCMVIAPLFCFLFFTTLMGNGLPTNLPAGVVDLDNTATTRNIIRNLDAFQQTQIVAHYPSVTEARQAIQRGEIYSFYYIPKGTTEKALAQRQPKVSFYINYSYLIAGSLLYKDQRTMSELASAAIGQATLLAKGATEDQALAFLQPVVISTHALNNPWLNYSVYLCNTLFPGILMLLIFLTTVYTIGTEIKENTSKELMQLADNSIVTALTGKLFPQTLTFFIMATFYNVYLYGFLHYPCHSGIVPMLLAGLLLVLASQAFGVFLFGLFGSLRLALSAASLWGVISFSISGFTFPVMAMHPILQALSVLFPLRHYFLIYVNLALNGYPVIYAWHAVTALLLFMLLPFFILKKLRTAMLHYVYIP
- a CDS encoding ABC transporter permease; the protein is MKKESFKQTIRQGFSGLFHICAQELKAVFKDEGVLIFFLLVPLAYPLVYAFIYTNEVVREVPAAVIDNSNTALSREFIRSIDASADVHIQSHCTDMEEGKALLKETKVYGIIYIPESFSKDISSGKQTTVSVYCDMSGMLYYKALVLASTNASLALNKQIQIKRLGNTTERQDEISTAPIEYEDISLFNPQDGFASFLIPAVLILIIQQTLLLGIGLSAGTARENNRFRDLVPISRQYQGTLRIVGGKSLAYFLLYALISAYVLCLVPKMFSLVQIAQPATLLAFAVPYILACIFFAMTCSIFIHHRESCMMIYVFTSVPLLFISGISWPGAAVPTFWKIFSYLFPSTFGINGFVRINNMGATLPEVLFEYKALWIQTLVYFFTTCMVYRRQIILSRRHAMERLRMFKLRKLAKKTSHEL
- a CDS encoding TonB family protein — translated: MKHLIYIFIWFTFLQASALSLKASSLEEKKQIFRITVLNTGGEPQQGIILRVVGYSNEYVSDEQGLIEFEQSVDKNYARTANFYLPTDKNKSLKSLRLDEAAQDTIIRIDRPEDLVKFKQSGKTFQVKGILKEGGRPVPHAEISVQGTGRHSFSDKNGEFTIEADYSHLIMVRAESMENKYLDSEAFLQQPDHPLEIRMVKKGADRVYHVVEKMPEYPGGMKAFFNYIKRKARTSELAEKTQKEGAVMIQFVVEKDGSITSPSIVRGLDARLDTAALDAIMVMPDWIPAQDHGISVRCKYSVPIPFKRPQPVKPAPVAPKAPQQSTSVKDSMLVQPVPTDSLKQDTTLQVMPKTPVDSLLTDSLKKDTTLVVPTDSLLLKQAISSETPSEAVEMKPKKRNFLVRFFRWLFGIKDKETTEKEEKEPKEAQETLEPEPAPPITEEK
- a CDS encoding S9 family peptidase, yielding MKKLFVLFYALLCLVSVQAQKVTLQDVANGTYRAQNIQGLKPTLDGEHYTQISKDHKRIVKYSFKTGKEVATIFDVTTARNHTLKSFDDYIMSPDESLILIQTETKPIYRHSFTAVYYIYNVRNRTLEPLSNNGPQQVPLFSPDSHQIAFVRNNNIYLVKLLFGNSESQVTKDGEYNKVLNGIPDWVYEEEFGFNRAFDFSADSRMIAYIRFDESQVPMFSFPWYKGMAPEKTEYATYPGSYNYKYPKAGVSNSKVSVHTFDIKSHVIRKMELPVDSDGYVPRIKFTDDPEKLAIMTLNRHQNRFDLYMANPRSAICKVAIRDEAEQYIKEQAYSDITFYPEHIILMSERDGYNHLYLYTIGGNLVKQITKGNFEVKEFLGWDQKANVFYYTSNEGSPLRTAVYKIDGKGKKTKLSTRTGTNSALFSKNLNYYINTYSSAQTPTLITLNNNKGQEMATLLDNKELKAKIAQLNMPVKEFFTFKTSEGVELNGWMMKPANFNPSKKYPVIMHQYSGPGSQQVLDKWGIGSFSDGGMFEAVMCDKGYIMVCVDGRGTGGRGAAFEKCTYLSIGVKEAIDQAQAAKYLSTLPYIDGSRIGIWGWSYGGYNTLMSMSEGSGAFKAGVAIAAPTDWRFYDTVYTERFMRTPKENGDGYRSSSAINRVHQLKGKLLLVHGSADDNVHFQNFMEYNEALVQANIQFETQIYTNRNHSIFGGNTRNHLMNRVANFFLQNL